Below is a window of Impatiens glandulifera chromosome 2, dImpGla2.1, whole genome shotgun sequence DNA.
CTCATTTAAAGAAACATTGTCATCTAATGCTTTGAAGTTTGGAGGATCATTTCAGAGAATGTAGATAATTTCCAATGAACCAGATATTGCCtatcaattttttgttttgatcatCCATTAGATTGGTCAAACCATATATGGTTTCACAGAGCCAACCCTGATCTGATTGCTTAATGTTGTTTTTCAAATGATTTTTCATCATTGTGTATTAGGAAATCTGTAAAGAATAGTCCATAGGCCTTCTTGGGCCTATTACCTACATGGCTCTGTTTTACATGAGTTTTCTTGGAACAGACTTATGGAGTCGAAGCTTTGGTTGCTTGGGAAATAAATCTGGTATATATTactcctttttttttttgcaggTTCCTCCAATCACTGATGCAAGTACAGCAGATTCTTTTTCTACAAACTCTCTAAAAAAAGAAAGCACACAGACTACGAGGTTTGGCTTCACCaaccaattaaaattattcCAGAACTGCTTAAACGAGTTGTATTGTTACTTGTCTATCAGCAGTTCTGTTATTCCTGGTTTACTGCTACTTTTACTAATATCATTGTGAATATATTTCAATGTCAGTATTCATCCACCACCTTCTTTTGGTTCATCACATAATCTTGAAGCACTTGCTGAGGAAGCAAGTGATTCTCTAGATCAAGATGAGGATAGTGCTGTTTCTGGTGCTCAATCTCTCCGGTAGGCATTTCATCGCATCTTTTAATGCTGCATCATTTCTTCACACGTCTATTGAAAATCTATATCCTAGCGTTTTCATTTCTTCCAAATTATCATGATATGCTGGGCTATCTTTTATTGCCAGGTTATGCTACTAGCAAGGTCATTTTTGCACTGAGTTTGTATTTAGTGAGGAGGAATAATGTTGTCAATGACATGcaaaatttacttaaatataCTCAAGTATTTTCTTGAACACAACATGAGAATTTTCAGAATGATTTTCTTGTCAAGAATTCTTTAGGAACAATAAgactttgtttgattttgaccATGAACAATTGTAAGTGAATTTGTGATGAATATTAAAGAAGAAAAGATTGAGTAGTATGTGATTttgtaacaaataaaaaaatagtacttaaaataatatcatttttttaaaagtgattGTATTTAATCCACAATCAATATTTCCTAAACAAGATCTACGTAAACCATTGAAAtgcttttcttctttcttttccttttttgtCTGGTTAACATCTTTAAACCTCCGTCATATGATTTACTTGGCACCAGAGGTTGTTGCTTCATTTTACTTATTACTTAGTCTGGGTAATTAACTCCCATCAGTTAGATGATTAGCTTGATTGTTGTGGTAAGACATTTACCATCTAGACAGTCTTCTAACTATGTATTTTCCCTTGGAATAATTCTCTTTCAGGCCGATGCATGAAATTACGTTTTCCTCAGATGATAAACCTAAACTCCTAAGTCAGGTAGCATGTGTTTTCATTGTCTTTACTTCTTTTTCCACTTCTATGCCAATCTTCTCTCAGCCAGTTATCTACTTTCATGGCTTGTGATGTACATAGCATATTGCTGATATTATGTTAGATTGATAGATGTACCTGTAACATAATAATAGGGTTAGAGTTATTTGTTAGACTCTAAATAGTTTATATTAGTGAATATTACACCCCCACCCCCACCCCCACCCCCAAGTTGCTAGTGGTTAGAATAGGTGACGCCCTATGGATATAAATAAGGCGACCTAGCTTAAAGAGAGGTCAATTAATGAATATTCAACAGAGTATACGCTGTTCTCAGGTATGGAGGTTCTCTAAGTTTTCTTATCTAAGGGCTTAAGACATTCCCTTCTCATGTCCTTCTTTGAATATACTCTTCTCTATTACCTAACCCTAAGAAAGTGTAATAATGGTATAAGAGAAGCTTTGTTTAGTTAGCTAgcaatttcataatattattaggCATAATACAATGGCAGCTCGTCACAATACACTACTGAATCATTGAATGGTGTATGCTGGTTCTTTGTGTGGCTTAAGTTAGGGAAAACAGTAAATTTATCATACTTCAAATTTGGGAGCATGATCTAAGGTTCAATGCATTCAAAGTTTTAATAATCTGCAACTAGGGTAGATAGTTTATGTCCTTCTAGCTACCTTTATATTTGTTCATACTATTCTTGTATTAGCATGGACATGAGAGTGAatatgaaatgattttggataaatatcttaaatatgGTGTTatattctttttgaaaaaaaggTTATTTTGGATATCTGGGTTACTGACTGATAGAACATTTTCAGCTGACTGCATTGCTAGCTGAGATTGGTTTGAACATTCAGGAAGCACATGCCTTTTCTACAGCAGATGGCTACTCATTGGatgtttttgttgttgatgGTTGGCCCTGTGAGGTACTTAATCTTCACCATTTAAAATAAGCTATCTGGAACAAAATTCTTCATCGCTCACCAGACCTAGCATTATCTTCCCTTGATTCTTATTATTCAGCTAACTCCACTTATTGCAATAATTTTCTGTTATTAGGAAACTAACCAACTACGAACGGCATTAGAAAAAGAACTGGTAAACATTGAGGTAACTTATTGCAACTGAGTTCATCTGTTAATGTTGTTTCTCCGTCATGTAAATTATACTTCCATGTGCAAGATGTCTATGGAATATTGTATTGGTGATTTCACATTTAACTTGAATTTTTGAATTTGGGGCTTAGACTTTTACTAATTCCTTAAAAGGTTAAAATGCTGAACAACTGCaccaattatttttgaaaggtCAGAGATTGCATTAAAACACGTGTTGTTTAAGCATCAATGACTAAGCCTAAAGGTCTTCCATTCTTGGCAGTTTATGCCAAACACAATCTTTTTTAGTTTATCGGGGAATTCAGATGGCATTAATGTACATACTTTGTAACATAACTCTTCTCCAGTCATGAAATTCTACAATTATGTTGTCCAAACTCTACTCTTTTGTGATATGCTGCTTccttcattatattttatttagataaaaaaataactagtTTTATGTTGCTTATTCAGAACCAATCATGGAGCACTCATTCCTTTTCTTCTGTGAGTCGAACTGAGCAAACTAGTATTGATCATGGGCTTAATCATCTGACAATTCCTAATGACGAAAAAGATGTCTGGGAGATTGATCCTCAATTACTGAAATTTGAGAACAAAGTTGCCTCTGGCTCATATGGTGATCTGTAAGCACACATCCTATCATCTTTATGGACATTATGTAATTCTTAAAAAGCTTGATGTGACTGTCTTTTGTCTTTTGCATTCATTAGATACAAAGGTACATACTGTAGCCAAGAAGTAGCTATCAAAATACTGAAGGAAGATCGTGTAAATACAGACATGCTGAAGGAGTTTGCCCAAGAAGTATTTATTATGAGGTTTAATAACTCATTCTCCATTTCTTCTTACATCAATAGATTCTCAACGTTCTTTCCTTGTAAATATATTGTTATCAAAACGTTCTGGTTTATGATGTTCACAATGTTCCACATCTATTACGTATCCAGATCTTCAGTGTTCTTCTTATTAGATTTCCGGACATCcccatttttgtttatttagtcTAGCCCTTAGTATGAATTGGGAGAAtctaaatatgttaaatttatgAAAAGCCTATGCATGTAGTAGAAGTTTTTCAGGAATTATTGGAACGAATCagattatatatgtatatattagaAAAGTTCACAAGTGGACCCCTTAAAGATAAGCTTACTAAAAGGAGATAATTGGTATTTTGCACCCTCAAATTTGCTTCGATTTGACTTTGCCCCATAAACAATTGAAATCTCTTACTTTTACCTCCAGCTTGTGGAATCCACAAATTGTGTCAATCTTAACTCTTAAGTTTGGCCAGTTCACAACCAGTTGATGCCATTTGTGAGGTTCCTTTAGTTCAATGAACATAATCCATTTGAGATTGAATTTGAGGGGAATATTCAAAAGTGGAAGAATTCTGAGGACAAAATACCAATTATCTCTATTAAAAGCTTCCATAAGAATTATAAAGAGAAACAGTGAAAGTGGATCATACATCTTAAGCTGTACACTTTGGAATGATAATATTGCAAAATTCAGTAATGTCTTTATTGATTCTACAGGAAAGTTCGGCACAAGAATGTTGTACAATTCATTGGAGCATGTACTAAGCCGCCAAGCTTATGCATTATAACAGGTATGTTGTAACACTTTATAAAGTCTTTTATCATTTTGGCTTAAAATGTCTATCTTCTTATAGGCATCTAACATATATGTCACTTCCTTTTTCTTTTGCCTTGTGCCTCAGAGTTCATGTCAGGTGGAAGTGTGTACGACTATCTACATAAACAAAAGGGTTCTTTCAAATTGCCATCTCTACTCAGAGTAGCAATTGATATATCGAAGGGTATGAGCTACCTTCATCAAAACAATATAATTCACAGAGATCTGAAGGCCGCCAACCTTTTGATGGATGAACACGAGGTTGTTAAGGTGGCTGATTTTGGGGTTGCTAGAGTTAAAGCTCAGTCTGGAGTTATGACTGCAGAAACTGGGACATACAGATGGATGGCCCCTGAGGTAGTCAGTCTtctgttaaattaaaattagcCAATGTACAACAACTTTTGATCGGGTCTCCAACTGATTGTTGATGTGTAGGTTATCGAACACAAGCCCTACGATCACAAAGCTGATGTATTTAGCTTTGGGATAGTATTATGGGAGTTGCTAACAGGAAAGGTATGGGGGTGTAGTTTTAGTAAGTAAACTAGGATTCCAGAGGTTTGATCAGGTCTTGAATGTATTGTTTTGATGTTTTCAGCTTCCATATGATTACTTGACACCATTACAAGCTGCGGTTGGTGTTGTTCAGAAGGTAAAACCTGTCATTTCCTTCTTTAATTGCATTTATAAATCTGAAAGTAAAACCTGGTGGTGATAGGGGTTGAGACCTATCATTCCAAAGAATACTCACCCAAAAATAACGGAGCTGCTTGAGAGATGCTGGCAACAAGACCCGACCCTGAGGCCTGACTTCAGTGAAATCATCGATATCCTGCAGCAAATAGCAAAAGAGgtaagttttatttttctcCATATTGTCTTGATGAGCTTAAAAACTAGTGTCAGTTAAT
It encodes the following:
- the LOC124925787 gene encoding serine/threonine-protein kinase STY46-like, with protein sequence MVMEDNESCGSRVVESSSSPANARHHRMKLEAYNEVLRRLKDSDIHEAQQPGFDNELWIHFNRLPARYALDVNVERAEDVLRHKRLLQLALDPANRPAFDIRLVQVPPITDASTADSFSTNSLKKESTQTTSIHPPPSFGSSHNLEALAEEASDSLDQDEDSAVSGAQSLRPMHEITFSSDDKPKLLSQLTALLAEIGLNIQEAHAFSTADGYSLDVFVVDGWPCEETNQLRTALEKELVNIENQSWSTHSFSSVSRTEQTSIDHGLNHLTIPNDEKDVWEIDPQLLKFENKVASGSYGDLYKGTYCSQEVAIKILKEDRVNTDMLKEFAQEVFIMRKVRHKNVVQFIGACTKPPSLCIITEFMSGGSVYDYLHKQKGSFKLPSLLRVAIDISKGMSYLHQNNIIHRDLKAANLLMDEHEVVKVADFGVARVKAQSGVMTAETGTYRWMAPEVIEHKPYDHKADVFSFGIVLWELLTGKLPYDYLTPLQAAVGVVQKGLRPIIPKNTHPKITELLERCWQQDPTLRPDFSEIIDILQQIAKEVVDDGAESGRKEKPSGGFFSVLRRGHHH